The following DNA comes from Candidatus Methanoperedens sp..
TAAGGTTTTTCGATATCAGATGACAAATATTTTCACAAGTGTTGGGATCTCGCAGATTAAAAGAGTTGATGAATATGGTATTTTGGGAATTTAAGAGATGTTATGGCTAACAGAAATCCTCTCGTCACAATATTAATACCCACATATAAAAGGACTGAATTGCTCAAACAGGCAATTGAAAGCGTATTGAGTCAGTCGTATAAGAATTTGCAGCTTGTAATACTTGATAATGCTTCCATGGATGAGACCGGGCAAATAGTCAAGCACTTCATGGATACAGACAAAAGGGTCGTCCTTGTCGAGAACGAAATGAACATCGGGGTGAATGCCAATTTTCGAAAATCATTTAATTACATTAAAGGCGAGTATTTCTGTTGGCTATGCAGCGATGATATGATGCCTCCTGGCAATCTTGAGAAGCAGGTCGATTTCTTAATTGAACACCCTGATATACCCCTGGTGGCCGGTACCAACCAGGTAATTGATAAAAATAATAATATAACTACGCCGCCTCTAGTTTACCCCCAGGAATCCATAGTCTCGGTAAGACCCGAACTTGACAGGTTCCTTGGCCGTCGCCGCTGCTGGATGTTCAGTATAGACGGCATTTTGTTCAGGACAGATTATGTATTATGCAATAGAATAGATATTGGAAATTACCTCAATATGGATGCATATTTTCAGGCTGAGATGCTATTATATACAGAGAATATTGGTTTCATAAATGAACCCTCAGTTATAAGGAGGTATCATACGGAACATTTTGATGAAAGAAATATTAATGTTTATTTCTTATCATGGGTTCAGATGCATTATCAGGTTTATGAATTTATAAATAGATTCGAATACTTATTAATGCATAAAGGGTATCCAGTTGAAAAGTATAAATTCAAATTGTTTATTATATTTTGTAAAGCAAGCCTTGGTGCTGATCGAAATCTTTCTGTCTTTTGCGAACGAATTGCAGGGAAATTACTTTTCGATATTATTCATCAAAACATAATCTCGATTTTTCTTGTTCCGTTTAAAATAGCATTTACCTTATTCTATCCTGCATACCGTAAGTATATTAAAAAATAATAGGATATGGCAAACGGCGTCATCGCCCCCCCAGAGATCAGACTGAAGCTGCAGTAAAATATCCGCCGCTCGGTTCACGCGGCGTCGGGCTGGTAAGGGCGCAGGGATATGGTTTTGATTGTTTTTTGTTCCATAATTATATCGGTTACATATTAACACTTAACTCCACCTAATTTAAGTAATGTAAGTTCAATTATACAGGTATGAAATGCATGGTGACTGGCGGAGCCGGATTCATCGGAAGTAATCTAGTAGATCGATTATTGAGCACCGGGCACCATGTAATTGCATACGAAAATTTTTCTACTGGTTTTCAAAAGTTTTTGAGCGATGCTGTAAAACATAATAATTTTAAATTGGTTCGTGGAGACCTTTTAGATTTGGAAGTTCTAAGAAAATCTATGTCTGGTTGTGATTTTGTTTTCCATCTGGCAGCAAACGCAGATGTTCGCTTCGGAACATTACATCCAGATAAAGATTTAAAGCAAAACATAATTGCCACTTTTAATGTGCTTGAAGCAATGCGGTTAAACGGTATTAAAAAAATTGCTTTCTCTTCAACTGGTTCTGTCTATGGAGAGGCTACAGTTATTCCAACACCTGAAGATGCCCCATTCCCTATCCAGACATCCTTTTATGGCGCTTCAAAATTGGCTTGCGAAGGTTTGATACAGGCGTATTGCGAAGGATTTGGTTTTCAATCATGGATTTTCCGTTTTGTCTCGATATTGGGAGAACGATATACTCATGGGCATGTGTTTGATTTTTATAGGAAATTATTGGAGAACCCTGATAGGCTTGATATTCTTGGGAATGGCAAGCAGAAAAAATCTTATTTATATGTTCAGGATTGTATAGATGCGATGTTACTTGTAATCGAAAAATCAGGTGAAAAGGTCAACATATTCAATTTAGGAACAGACGAGTATTGCGAAGTCAATAACTCCATCGAATGGATATGTAGTCATCTTAATGTCTCTCCCCAATTGGTTTACTCAGGAGGAGACCGGGGATGGATTGGCGACAATCCTTTCATTTTCTTGGATTGTTCGAAGATACGAAGACTCGGTTGGAAACCTAAATATACAATAAAAGAGGGTATAATAAAAACATTAACTTACCTCGAAGAAAATAAATGGGTACTGGGCAGACAATGAAAATTTGCGTATTTGGTTTATGGCACCTTGGTTCTGTAATTGCTTCGTGCCTGGCTGAGAAAGGGTTTGAAGTCGTTGGGCTTGACTCAGATTCAAATAGAATCAAGGATTTGCAGAAGGGGATTCCGCCAATATTTGAACCGGGATTAGAGGATTTAATTAAAAAAAGCTTGGCAAATAAAAAACTTGTTTTTACTACAGATGAGAAAATTGCTTTAGATAAAACCAATATAGTATGGGTAGCATTTGACACACCAGTGGATGAAGCAGACAGAGCAGACGTTGATTATGTAATAGATCGAGTCAAGAAATTATTCGTACATCTGGAATCAGGAATGATAGTATTGATTTCATCACAATTACCTGTCAGATCCACTAGGCAACTGCAGGATGACTTTTTTAAACAATATCCGAAGAAAAAATTAATTTTTGCATATTCCCCAGAGAATTTAAGACTGGGCAGAGCGATTGAATCTTTCACAAAACCTGAACGAATCGTGGTCGGTTTACGGAATAATCAGGGAAAGGAAAAACTCGAAGCGATATTCAAGCTTTATTGTAACAATATCGAATGGATGTCGGTGGAGTCTGCTGAAATGACCAAGCATGGTTTAAATGCATTTCTGGCAACATCTATATCTTTTATCAATGAACTTGCAATCCTGTGTGAAAAAGTAGGTGCTGATGCACGCGAAGTGGAGAGAGGCTTGAAGAGCGATCCGCGTATAGGTATAAAATCATATCTTAAAGCAGGCGCCGCTTTTGCAGGAGGGACTCTTGCAAGAGATGTTGTTTTTCTGGACACAATAGGTAGATTACTATCTATATCAACACCACTAATCACGGCAGTCAACGTAAGTAATCAAGAACATAAGATGTGGTCTTTAAACAAGTTAAGAACAGAACTGGGTAATTTAAATGATAAAACTGTCGCAGTTCTTGGCTTAACTTATAAACCTGGAACGAACACCTTAAGAAGGTCAAGTTCAATTGAACTCTGTGAAAATCTTGTTAAATATGGTGTAATTATAAAGTGCCACGATCCATCTCTTAAAAAACTTCCAAAGGACTATGAAGAAAAATTCAATTTTTCTTCATCAATTACAGATACTCTAAAAGGGGCTGAGGCATTGGTCGTTGCAACAGAATGGCCAGATTATAAAACATTATCTATTGATGATATTCTACAAAATATGCGTAAACCCATTGTAATCGACGCAAACAGGTTTTTGGATAAAAACTTAGGAGAGGATCAACGAATCTGTTATTTTGCGGTTGGTCGCCCACTAAAAACAGAGGGATATCCAAAATGCAATTAAAAAGTAAGAACGCGGTAATAACTGGGTCAAATCAAGGATTTGGAAAAGCTATCGCGGAAGAGTTTATAGCTCAGGGAGCAAATGTTTTGATTTGCGCACGTAATGAGCAACTTCTTGAATCTACGAGATTAGAACTTTCAAAAAAAGCTGCAGGATTTCAGAAAGTATATGGGTGCCAGGTTGACGTAGCGGATCGTGAAAGTTTAAATCGGCTTTATAAAACGGCTTTGAAAAAATTTGGCAAGATTGATATTCTGGTAAATAACGCCGGGGTTTATGGTCCAAAAGGCGTTATTGAAGAAATAGATTGGGATGAATGGGTAGAAGCAATAAACATTAACCTATTAGGTACTGTTCTGGCGTGCAAAATTTTTATTCCGCATTTTAAAAACAATGGGCATGGCAAAATAATCAATCTCTCAGGTGGGGGAGCTACTGCCCCGCTGCCCCGTATAAGTGCTTACGCTGCCTCTAAGGCTGCCGTCGTTAGATTCACTGAAACAATTGCTGAAGAATTAAAAGACACTGGTGTGGAAGTTAATTGCATTGCTCCGGGTGCTCTAAATACAAGGTTACTCGATGAGGTTTTAGAAGCAGGTCTGGAAAAAGTTGGAAAAACTTTTTACGAACGTTCTCTCGTTCAAAAACAACAAGGTGGAACGCCGCTGGTTAAAGGTGCTGAATTGTGCGTATTTTTAGCATCAGATAAGAGCAACGGCATCACAGGCAAGTTGATCAGCGCTGTTTGGGACCCATGGGATGAGCTTCCAGAACATCTTGAAGATTTGAAAAATAGCGATGTGTACACGTTAAGGCGTATCGTACCAAAAGATCGGGGTATTGACTGGGGGGACGTTTAATTTGAATATTGGAATTGTAGGCTGTGGTTTAATTGGTCAAAAAAGAGCAGCATCTTTAGGTAATAATCTATTAAAGGCGGTTGCAGATGTTTCGCTTGATCGTGCACAAAAATTGGCTTGTTGTTATAAAGATGTAAAGTCATTTTCGGATTGGAGAGAACTTGTTGAACTTAATGATATTGACCTGGTGATTGTATCAACAACAAATAACTGGCTCGCGCCTATAACCCTCGAGGCGGTCGAATCAGGTAAGCATGTTCTTGTAGAAAAACCAGGCGCCTGTCATTTTAAGCAACTTGATCCAGTAATACAAGCTGCAAGAAAAAACATGGTCAAAGTCAAAGTGGGTTTTAATCTACGCTGCCATCCTTCATTTATAAAGGCTCGTGAAATAGTCAATTCCGGGATTCTTGGGAAATTGATGTTTATTCGGGGACGCTACGGTCATG
Coding sequences within:
- a CDS encoding glycosyltransferase family 2 protein, whose protein sequence is MANRNPLVTILIPTYKRTELLKQAIESVLSQSYKNLQLVILDNASMDETGQIVKHFMDTDKRVVLVENEMNIGVNANFRKSFNYIKGEYFCWLCSDDMMPPGNLEKQVDFLIEHPDIPLVAGTNQVIDKNNNITTPPLVYPQESIVSVRPELDRFLGRRRCWMFSIDGILFRTDYVLCNRIDIGNYLNMDAYFQAEMLLYTENIGFINEPSVIRRYHTEHFDERNINVYFLSWVQMHYQVYEFINRFEYLLMHKGYPVEKYKFKLFIIFCKASLGADRNLSVFCERIAGKLLFDIIHQNIISIFLVPFKIAFTLFYPAYRKYIKK
- a CDS encoding NAD-dependent epimerase/dehydratase family protein, which codes for MKCMVTGGAGFIGSNLVDRLLSTGHHVIAYENFSTGFQKFLSDAVKHNNFKLVRGDLLDLEVLRKSMSGCDFVFHLAANADVRFGTLHPDKDLKQNIIATFNVLEAMRLNGIKKIAFSSTGSVYGEATVIPTPEDAPFPIQTSFYGASKLACEGLIQAYCEGFGFQSWIFRFVSILGERYTHGHVFDFYRKLLENPDRLDILGNGKQKKSYLYVQDCIDAMLLVIEKSGEKVNIFNLGTDEYCEVNNSIEWICSHLNVSPQLVYSGGDRGWIGDNPFIFLDCSKIRRLGWKPKYTIKEGIIKTLTYLEENKWVLGRQ
- a CDS encoding nucleotide sugar dehydrogenase translates to MGTGQTMKICVFGLWHLGSVIASCLAEKGFEVVGLDSDSNRIKDLQKGIPPIFEPGLEDLIKKSLANKKLVFTTDEKIALDKTNIVWVAFDTPVDEADRADVDYVIDRVKKLFVHLESGMIVLISSQLPVRSTRQLQDDFFKQYPKKKLIFAYSPENLRLGRAIESFTKPERIVVGLRNNQGKEKLEAIFKLYCNNIEWMSVESAEMTKHGLNAFLATSISFINELAILCEKVGADAREVERGLKSDPRIGIKSYLKAGAAFAGGTLARDVVFLDTIGRLLSISTPLITAVNVSNQEHKMWSLNKLRTELGNLNDKTVAVLGLTYKPGTNTLRRSSSIELCENLVKYGVIIKCHDPSLKKLPKDYEEKFNFSSSITDTLKGAEALVVATEWPDYKTLSIDDILQNMRKPIVIDANRFLDKNLGEDQRICYFAVGRPLKTEGYPKCN
- a CDS encoding SDR family NAD(P)-dependent oxidoreductase — translated: MQLKSKNAVITGSNQGFGKAIAEEFIAQGANVLICARNEQLLESTRLELSKKAAGFQKVYGCQVDVADRESLNRLYKTALKKFGKIDILVNNAGVYGPKGVIEEIDWDEWVEAININLLGTVLACKIFIPHFKNNGHGKIINLSGGGATAPLPRISAYAASKAAVVRFTETIAEELKDTGVEVNCIAPGALNTRLLDEVLEAGLEKVGKTFYERSLVQKQQGGTPLVKGAELCVFLASDKSNGITGKLISAVWDPWDELPEHLEDLKNSDVYTLRRIVPKDRGIDWGDV